The sequence below is a genomic window from Mycobacterium sp. ITM-2016-00316.
ATGAGGTAGGAGATGGGGCCGTCCTGTCTACCTGGTGTCAGCGAAGTAGAGGCCGACGTGCGGCTGGCTGACGTGAGGTAGGCGGTCGAGCGGTTTGTGTACCTCCACAGCGTCTCGACGAGCCTCCAAGCTGCTCATATGGGGATTTGGAGGACGCCGGGATCTGAGGCATACTGTTCGGGTTGCCTTCTGCCGGGTTCGCCTGGCTGAGAGCATCCGACCCGCGTCCTACACGGACGCACCCGGTCCCCACCTCGATTGCGACAGATTATCGACGCGAAAGAGTGTGCGTAAGGGCGACACACCCGAGCGCGGGGGTCGGTGAACCAGAGACAGGTAAACAGCGGCGGCATAGCCAGCGCGCTGTCGTACGGGGAAACCCGGCCGGCAGAGCGCACGAAGACAGAGTTTTTCGCGCCCGAAGCGCGGAAGCCCTTAATAGTGAGGTAGGAAAGCGTGGCGGGACAGAAGATCCGCATCAGGCTGAAGGCCTACGACCACGAGGCGATTGACGCCTCGGCGCGCAAGATCGTTGAGACGGTCACCCGTACGGGAGCAAGCGTGGTCGGCCCGGTGCCGCTGCCGACCGAGAAGAACGTGTACTGCGTCATCCGGTCCCCCCATAAGTACAAGGACTCGCGGGAGCATTTCGAAATGCGGACCCACAAGCGCCTTATCGACATCCTCGACCCCACGCCGAAGACCGTTGACGCCTTGATGCGCATCGATCTGCCGGCCAGTGTCGACGTCAATATCCAGTAGGAGAACCCAGAAAAATGGCTAGAAAAGGCATTTTGGGCACCAAGCTGGGCATGACGCAGGTGTTCGATGAGAACAACAAGGTCGTCCCGGTCACGGTCGTCAAGGCCGGCCCGAACGTCGTGACGCGCATCCGCACCCCGGAGCGCGACGGCTACAGCGCAGTGCAGTTGGCG
It includes:
- the rpsJ gene encoding 30S ribosomal protein S10, which translates into the protein MAGQKIRIRLKAYDHEAIDASARKIVETVTRTGASVVGPVPLPTEKNVYCVIRSPHKYKDSREHFEMRTHKRLIDILDPTPKTVDALMRIDLPASVDVNIQ